In one Mustela lutreola isolate mMusLut2 chromosome 8, mMusLut2.pri, whole genome shotgun sequence genomic region, the following are encoded:
- the LOC131837853 gene encoding olfactory receptor 6C1-like, protein MRNHTELTEFILLGLSDDPQLQGVIFVFLFITYMLSITGNLTIITLTLLDSHLQTPMYFFLRNFSLLEVSFTTVSIPKFLSTLITGDKTISFNDCIAQFFFFILLGVTEFYLLAAMSYDRYIAICKPLHYMTIMNPRVCILLVFSSWLISFLIVFPALMLLLNLNYCTTNIIDHFTCDFYPLLQLSCSDTKFLEIMGFSWSLFTLMFTLVIIILSYIYIIRTILRIPSASQRTKAFSTCSSHMIVISISYGSCIFMYIKPSAKDRESLSKGVAVLNTSVAPMLNPFIYSLRNQQVKRAFMDRARKIVFFSSK, encoded by the coding sequence ATGAGAAACCACACAGAACTAACAGAGTTCATCCTCCTGGGATTGTCAGATGACCCGCAGCTTCAGGGAGTGATCTTCGTCTTTCTGTTCATCACCTACATGCTCAGCATCACTGGGAACCTGACCATTATCACCCTAACCCTGCTGGATTCCCACCTCCAGACtcccatgtatttcttcctcagAAATTTCTCCTTATTAGAGGTTTCATTCACCACTGTTAGCATACCCAAGTTCCTAAGTACTCTGATTACAGGAGATAAAACCATTTCCTTTAATGATTGCAttgctcaattcttttttttcattcttttgggagTCACTGAATTTTACCTCCTGGCTGCCATGTCCTATGACCGTTACATTGCCATCTGCAAACCTCTGCATTACATGACCATCATGAATCCCAGAGTCTGCATACTCCTTGTCTTCTCTTCATGGCTGATTTCATTCTTAATTGTATTCCCTGCACTCATGTTGCTCTTAAACCTTAATTACTGTACGACTAATATTATTGACCATTTTACCTGTGATTTTTACCCCCTGCTGCAACTTTCTTGTTCAGACACAAAATTCCTAGAGATAATGGGATTTTCCTGGTCTCTGTTTACTTTAATGTTTACCTTGGTAATAATAATTCTGTCCTACATATATATCATCAGAACAATTTTGAGGATTCCTTCTGCTAGTCAGAGGACAAAGGCTTTTTCTACCTGTTCATCCCACATGATTGTTATCTCCATCTCCTATGGCAGctgcatttttatgtatattaaacCCTCAGCAAAAGACAGAGAGTCTCTTAGCAAGGGTGTTGCTGTGCTAAACACCTCAGTAGCCCCCATGCTGAACCCCTTTATTTACAGCCTAAGGAACCAGCAAGTCAAGCGAGCCTTCATGGACAGGGCAAGGAAGATTGTATTTTTCTCAAGCAAATGA